One genomic window of Penaeus chinensis breed Huanghai No. 1 chromosome 35, ASM1920278v2, whole genome shotgun sequence includes the following:
- the LOC125044143 gene encoding zinc finger protein 48-like — MMIVSQYKPQQWFSRWLIKMDHFVRNFWDLPDVAASQYGPGAVCYAWPFGDVLGAFSSKDIMDHLFGMPLPAPKRQCVRPASGLSWSQPKPLHASFFTPFVDMKLDLDAAPSLTSAASPPHEKERISPAPAAPSVSQDLNISPSLAPSLSPELNISPSPAPSVSQEFKSALGPITVTFLAPQVTSSPIGPSPSARRRKNAHCHLCYKRFENRYKLKMHLNTHTGDRPFTCDVCGKGFMRRTTLTGHRIIHDASQFSCPTCNRTFKRSSERLIHILLKVCLRKQRILRRTVRGWFCDVCDKSVPLPEEHQCPVKGRRRQCPVCGMDFGGQRDHKMLTHIRQKHPEFLASL; from the exons ATGATGATCGTGTCCCAATACAAA CCTCAACAGTGGTTCTCTCGTTGGCTCATCAAGATGGATCACTTTGTGCGCAACTTTTGGGATCTGCCTGACGTAGCTGCCTCTCAGTATGGGCCTGGCGCGGTTTGTTATGCCTGGCCCTTTGGAGATGTTCTGGGGGCGTTTTCCTCGAAGGACATCATGGACCACTTATTCGGAATGCCCTTGCCGGCCCCGAAGAGACAGTGTGTGCGACCTGCGAGTGGTCTTTCATGGAGTCAGCCAAAACCTTTGCATGCAAGTTTCTTCACCCCTTTTGTTGATATGAAGTTGGATTTGGACGCTGCCCCATCGTTGACCTCGGCGGCGTCTCCGCCCCACGAAAAAGAGAGGATTTCGCCTGCTCCAGCGGCTCCTTCAGTAAGCCAAGACCTCAACATCTCACCTTCACTCGCTCCTTCATTAAGCCCAGAACTCAACATCTCCCCTTCACCTGCTCCTTCAGTAAGCCAAGAATTCAAGAGCGCTCTCGGCCCCATCACGGTCACCTTCCTGGCGCCGCAGGTAACATCCTCGCCAATTGGTCCCTCGCCCTCCGCTCGCAGAAGGAAGAACGCCCACTGTCATCTTTGCTACAAGCGCTTCGAGAATCGATACAAGTTGAAGATGCACCTTAATACCCACACGGGGGATCGGCCCTTCACGTGCGATGTGTGCGGGAAAGGCTTCATGCGACGGACCACCCTCACCGGACATCGAATCATTCACGACGCCTCTCAGTTCTCGTGTCCCACCTGCAATCGCACCTTCAAGCGCTCGTCCGAAAGGCTTATTCATATCCTACTGAAGGTGTGTCTGCGGAAGCAAAGGATCCTTCGCCGGACAGTCCGTGGCTGGTTTTGTGATGTCTGCGACAAGAGCGTCCCCCTGCCGGAGGAACACCAGTGTCCTGTCAAAGGTCGACGCCGTCAGTGTCCTGTCTGCGGGATGGACTTCGGCGGGCAGCGCGACCACAAGATGTTGACTCATATCCGCCAGAAACACCCAGAGTTCCTGGCCTCGTTGTGA
- the LOC125044145 gene encoding zinc finger protein 574-like — protein MDHFVRNFWDLPDVAASQYGPGAVCYAWPFGDVLGAFSSKDIMDHLLGTPLPAPKRQCVRPASGLSWSQPKPLYASYFTPFVDMKSSDLDAAPASPSVSQDFKLSPSPAPSVSQELKISPSPAPSVSQELKISPTPLVSQEFKSALGPVTVTFLAPQVTSSPTAPSPSGRRRKNAHCHLCDKRFENQYKLKMHLNNHTGDRPFTCDVCGKGFMRRTTLNGHRIIHDTSYIAPL, from the coding sequence ATGGATCACTTTGTGCGCAACTTTTGGGATCTGCCTGACGTAGCTGCCTCTCAGTATGGGCCTGGCGCGGTTTGTTATGCCTGGCCCTTTGGAGATGTTCTGGGGGCGTTTTCCTCGAAGGACATCATGGACCACTTACTCGGAACGCCCTTGCCGGCCCCGAAGAGACAGTGTGTGCGACCTGCTAGTGGCCTTTCATGGAGTCAGCCAAAGCCTTTGTATGCAAGTTACTTCACCCCTTTTGTTGATATGAAGTCATCGGATTTGGACGCTGCCCCAGCGTCTCCTTCAGTAAGCCAAGACTTCAAGCTCTCACCTTCACCTGCTCCTTCAGTAAGCCAAGAACTCAAGATCTCACCTTCACCTGCTCCTTCAGTAAGCCAAGAACTCAAGATCTCACCTACTCCTTTAGTAAGCCAAGAATTCAAGAGCGCTCTAGGCCCCGTCACGGTCACCTTCTTGGCGCCACAGGTAACCTCCTCGCCAACTGCTCCCTCGCCCTCCGGCCGCAGAAGGAAGAACGCCCACTGTCATCTTTGCGACAAGCGCTTCGAGAATCAATACAAGTTAAAGATGCACCTTAATAACCACACGGGGGATCGGCCCTTCACGTGCGATGTGTGCGGGAAAGGCTTCATGCGACGGACCACCCTCAACGGACATCGAATCATTCACGACACCTCTTATATTGCGCCCCTCTGA